One genomic window of Elaeis guineensis isolate ETL-2024a chromosome 2, EG11, whole genome shotgun sequence includes the following:
- the LOC105051005 gene encoding L-ascorbate oxidase homolog translates to MGKTSLLASFLFFSLLISSVRGDDPYRFFTWNITYGDIWPLGVKQQGILINGQFPGPQIEAVTNDNIIINVFNSLPEPFLLSWNGIQQRRNSWQDGVYGTNCPIPPRRNFTYVLQVKDQIGSYFYFPSLAFHKAAGGFGGFRILSRPLIPVPFPPPAGDHTLLIGDWYKANHTVLKYILDSGRNLPFPDGVLINGRGWNGNYFTVDRGKTYRFRISNVGLTTSLNIRFQGHTMKLVEVEGSHTLQNTYSSLDVHLGQSYSVLVTADQPPRDYYIVVSTRFTSTVLTTTAILHYSNSFGKPVDPLPWGPTIQIDWSLNQARSVRWNLSASGPRPNPQGSYHYGLVNTTRTIRLANSAPIINGKQRYAVNSVSFIPADTPLKLADFYKISGVFSLGSIPYNPTFGGGYLQTSVMAANFREYVEIVFENYEDTVQSWHIDGYSFWVVGMDGGQWTAASRKSYNLRDTVNRCTVQVYPKGWTAIYMPLDNVGMWNVRSENWARQYLGQQFYLRVYSPANSWRDEYPIPRNALLCGRAAGRRTRPL, encoded by the exons ATGGGAAAGACCAGCCTCTtggcttctttcctcttcttttctcttcttatttcCTCTGTCCGAGGTGACGACCCCTATCGCTTCTTCACCTGGAACATCACCTACGGCGACATCTGGCCTCTCGGTGTCAAACAACAg GGGATTTTGATCAATGGCCAGTTCCCGGGGCCCCAGATCGAGGCGGTCACCAATGACAACATCATCATCAACGTCTTCAACAGTTTGCCGGAGCCTTTCCTGCTCTCCTG GAACGGGATACAGCAGAGGAGGAATTCATGGCAAGATGGGGTCTATGGCACCAACTGTCCCATCCCACCTCGAAGGAACTTTACCTATGTGCTGCAAGTGAAGGACCAGATTGGAAGCTACTTCTACTTCCCCTCTCTCGCATTCCACAAGGCTGCTGGTGGATTTGGTGGCTTCAGGATTCTGAGTCGTCCATTGATTCCTGTGCCCTTCCCTCCTCCTGCTGGAGATCATACTTTGTTGATTGGCGACTGGTACAAGGCCAACCACACT GTTCTGAAATACATATTAGACAGTGGTAGGAATCTTCCTTTTCCTGATGGTGTTCTAATCAATGGCCGTGGATGGAATGGGAACTATTTTACAGTTGATCGAG GTAAAACATACCGGTTTCGGATATCCAATGTGGGGTTGACAACATCTCTAAACATAAGATTTCAAGGGCACACGATGAAGCTGGTTGAGGTTGAAGGGTCTCACACCCTCCAAAATACCTATTCTTCATTGGATGTCCATCTGGGCCAGTCCTACTCAGTCCTAGTCACAGCTGATCAGCCGCCGCGGGACTATTACATTGTGGTTTCCACCCGATTTACCAGCACTgtgctcaccaccactgccatCCTCCATTACAGTAATTCTTTTGGAAAACCTGTGGACCCACTTCCTTGGGGGCCTACCATCCAGATTGATTGGTCCCTCAACCAGGCTAGATCTGTCCG ATGGAATCTCTCAGCTAGTGGGCCAAGGCCTAACCCACAAGGTTCCTATCACTATGGGCTTGTCAACACTACCCGAACCATTAGGCTTGCAAACTCTGCACCTATCATCAATGGCAAGCAGAGATATGCTGTCAACAGTGTCTCCTTTATTCCAGCTGATACTCCCCTGAAACTTGCTGACTTCTACAAGATTTCTGGTGTATTTTCACTTGGAAGCATTCCTTATAACCCAACATTTGGAGGTGGTTATCTCCAGACCTCCGTTATGGCAGCTAATTTTCGAGAATATGTTGAGATTGTCTTTGAGAACTATGAAGATACTGTTCAATCATGGCATATTGATGGATATTCCTTCTGGGTTGTCGG AATGGATGGAGGGCAATGGACAGCAGCTAGCAGGAAGTCTTACAATTTGAGAGACACTGTTAATCGTTGCACTGTTCAG GTGTATCCAAAAGGATGGACTGCTATCTATATGCCTTTGGATAATGTAGGTATGTGGAATGTAAGGTCTGAAAACTGGGCTCGACAATACTTGGGGCAGCAATTCTATCTCCGTGTGTACTCTCCAGCAAATTCATGGAGGGATGAATACCCAATTCCTAGGAATGCACTTCTTTGTGGCCGGGCTGCAGGTCGTCGAACAAGACCACTCTGA